Genomic window (Culex pipiens pallens isolate TS chromosome 3, TS_CPP_V2, whole genome shotgun sequence):
ggatggtttgatttttgacccttttttacaatatttcaaactacagcccaatcgtttttttagcataacttttgaagtacttttctaaacttcataatattaactagggtcttgtgagaccctaagacgaatcgaatgagaccaaaacagtccaaatcggtttagccagtccagagataattgagtgcatatttttttggtgcacggactcacatccagacacacgcacagacatttgttcagaatttgattctgagtcgataggtatacgtgaaggtgattCTACGAGGcttaataaagaagttcatttttcgagtgattttatagcctttcttcattgaggtgaggaaggcaaaaaagaagatattgttttgaaagtgcattttgctgattttgcatatgggacattcatGCGAACATAGGCCGGGCACGTGTCTTGAAagtcaaatgctttttttaagtTGTAGTAATAATCGCATTAGCATTTTATGCAAAACTTATGCAATTGTAATAGCTCATCCATATGAAAGAAGTCACTTTCCCCATGAATGGAACGAACAAGACGTTGATTGATTGCAGCAAATCCACCATTATGGGCCTCATTTCCgcggcagtgctgccagtttaCACACAACGCGAGCTTCCACGTCATAAATCAGTTCATTAATGTGCTAATGAgtttgaaatattgtggaaaatTACAAAGTCTCGTCTCGTTTCAGTCGTTGGCCTCCAGGGGGGAGAGATCTCTGTTCCATCTATATTGCTCCGATGGCCAATTTTCGCGCCAATTTTCGCGCCAAGACGACGGATTGTCTAGCACTGGCAGCAAAGTGGCATCTGAACTGGGAGTAAACTAGCGCGTGTAGAGCGATTCAAATTTTATGAGCATGGAATGGTGATGATTGATATACGGTAGTGACTTCTGCTAGCGAGCATTTTAGTCTATTGCGTTGCATTGGTCTTTTAAAAGAACGATCTGAAAGATACACTACACCAATTCTAAGAAACCAATCAGAAATGCAACTCTTTAACTTTAATATCAGTGCAATGACTCCTAAGTTGGAAATTCGTAAGGTAAAACCTGTCGCAACCGGATAAGTGACTTTTTACTCTTCTTTCGACGAGCAAAAAAACATCCCCGAGCGAATGTAAATGTTTCCAAACGTCAGCAAACATAAATCTTTGCACACCACAAGCACAAAAAGAACCAAGTGGATCCGGGGGCTAAAGAAAACACGCCACTTCCGGAGTGGCCCCAACCTGATGAAAACCCAAGACTTGAAGATCGTTGAACTCTCTCAAAATAGTCCACAACGTTATAGGGagcaaaaagtttcagtttttattgaaataaagtTGCAATTTCTACAAAGCACACACGCTAATTTATGCTCCACCGGACATCTCCGGCCATTCCCTAGCGTCGCGAATGGGGCTTGCCGCCGTTGATGCCGCAGTGCTTGCAGTTGGGGTTGCTACAGGCTCTGGTGGTCGTCGCACCCGGAAACGCTGCTGCTTGTTCCCCTTGCGGCATctggtgcagcagctgtggctGTTGAGACAGTTGACCAGCGGGAACCGTACAGGCGGCGTCTACGGGGTATCGGTAAACGGAAATGTTTGGGTTTTAAATTACTCCTCCAGGGAAGGGGATGCGTGGAATATTCAATCAAGTCAACGCACCAATAAAGTACTGTCCGGCGCCGTACGACGGAGTAGCGGACCCCTGTTGGCCGGAAGAAAGCTGTTGCGGGAAGTGGTATTGCGGCGGTTGGGATTGTTGCGAGGGCACCGAAGGCATGCCACCGTGGGGTTGTTGCATTCCCGGCGGGAACATCATCGGCGGACCGGCGCTCGGATATTGCTGGAAGTGGTTGgcctgctgttgttgctgttgagGGAAGTATTGCTGGCCTGGGGCGGCCATGTATTCGCCACCCATCATCGGGTAGGAACCGTCTTGCGGTTGGTGGGATCCTGTAAAATTTAGAGCACCAATAGTGAGGATTGCAGGCAGGTGAGGTTGAAGGGTTATTTACCTGATTGGTTCGGTTTCATCGTTGGTCTATGTTCCGACTGGTCTAACTGCAAGTCCGTTTCCCGAGGCGACCGCTGAACAATGACAATTTTCGAAGTGTGAAAAGTATGATGAACTGATAGTGCTAACGGATTGCTTTGatgacattttttgcaattccgttgtttttttcttgtcattcttgaATGACGAATCGCAAAAAACAGCGCTGAAaagaactttttgcaattccgctgtgaaactttCAAGATTTTCCTGTCCTCCTGGAGAAACGAAACATCATACTTTCAAAAAACGGTTTATGAATCGAATTTGATGTCACATaagaccggcccgtggcttaatgggcgtaatattgaatgtttggcccttttgaaatgttagtgctgatttgaaaattttgaaaatattgtttcgaaaagatcagaaaatttcacaaatgcgtcatatttcaacattgaaaatcggaccattacttgctgagatattgacattgaaaaatggtgggttgtttgggtgagacttagaaaacatcaattttcctgttttaaacctttgcattgcaatatctcagcaactaaaggtcgtatcaacaaagtctgaaaaagcaaaatatagaaaattttctcagcttttcaaaaataattttttcaaaggtgggcaaacatgggcaccaattaaaaaaaatacctaaaaatgactataacttgaaaacggtgcactttatcaaaaattcactaaagtactttttgattgcaaattcgattttacatcgaataatgaagttgaaaaatgtttgcgaccaatatttcgattttttgaaaaaatctgttttgattcaaaaaatcataactcggtcaaagattttttgcccattctggaaatttctgacaagttggcatttgatgtcctctaaaacatataaaaaaaaataaataaaaataatagtgtttttatgcaaatcaagttttagtgacaaaaagttaaattaaaaaccaccaaattttttttaccgtgtatcattttttttcagtatagtccatatccatacctacaactttgcccaagacaccaaatcgatcaaaaaattccttcaaaagatacagatttttgaatttcacatatcatttttgtatggacagctgccaaatttgcatggaaaattatatggacaaactaatgatgcaaaatggcttctttgggcataccgaaggcaccaaaaaagtttcagccggattaaaaaatacaaaaattaaaattaaagaaaaaagaccgattccgtagagaactgctcacatgaATGTGTGACATCAAATTCGATTCATAaagcgttttttggaattgcaaaaaatgtgttaggaattgcaaaaagcgttttttggaatgggcgtccaaatttcccgggttttgaatttcccgggaaacgggaaaaatatttttggaatcccgggaattcccgggatcccgaaaaaaatttttaaacagtAATAGAATCtaagttttcattatatttgttatgttttcaagcataaaatcatagaattagctcaatcataTAAATtgctgataatctacacttcaatctatatAAGgacgacaatttttaaaaagcctatataaaattaaaataagtttttttggttctttgttgtgctttggattttgaatgaactacaatgtgattcaaattaaataaacttcaacgcatatatttcttttttatctgACATGATCAGAAAAGCTtgaaatcttttttgaaaatatctttaaaaaacaagagGCGACAACATATTAAATGACACCttccaatgtaaaatttaagattttttttgaatttcatgttttacataataaaaaagtggcaaaaagaaatttttttcagcacgagtcgtacatttatcggataaatctcgattactttttcaaaaggtcctatgtacataggaaactcttggcgcatttgttgttttgaaaaagttatctagaaatacgacaagtgctggaaaaatcaagttttacaacaagttgcttacaacatcttTTGCAATCCCGAATAAACGCCTTTCAAGTGAAGTTTttgcaaacattcatgtgttaaataaattcaccgttaaaatcaaaaaataattagaaaattttacttattgatacaagtgctaaaatgtttaactttcacaaaaaaaacatttgcaaaaaacatattttaaaaaatcggtgTACTGTGAAATTgatttgttctgttcctgttttaaccaaagtaattcaaaacatcatgcaaaaaaaaaaaatactaaatagctgtcttaattgGGTAatactctaccaactcacacgaaatcgggcaaagttgccccgacccctcttcgatttgcgtgaaactttgtcctaaggggtaacttttgtccctgatcacgaatccgaggtccgttttttgatatctcgtgaatttggaacatgtcattttatgggaaatttaatgtacttttcgaatctacattgtcccagaagggtcattttttcatttagaacaatttttttcattttataatttcgtgttttttctaactttgcagggttattttttagagtgtaacaatgttctgcaaagttgtagagcagacaattacaaaaaatttgatatatagacataaggggtttgcttataaacatcacaagttatcgcgattttacgaaaaaaagttttgcaaaagttactttttgtgtttctctttgtttcgtcgtccgtgtctgtcgcgggtgaacggccatgatcgatgacgaccaactttttcaaaacttttacattaaagtacattaaatttcccataaaatgacatgttccaaaaatttttacagtcgagtaacagaaaatggaagaatttttaaaacttttttagtgtttttttcgatgaaaaatacgttttttcggaattctgagtacgccatcaaatcgggcgtctaattttacataaaagtccctttgacaccaaatttctatctcatcaccgtttcaggctgcaaattattgaaaaacacctctttttcgcatgttcaaaaatggaaggggtcgtaccacccctccgtcacgagatatcaaaaaa
Coding sequences:
- the LOC120419724 gene encoding calcium-binding protein P-like, yielding MKPNQSGSHQPQDGSYPMMGGEYMAAPGQQYFPQQQQQQANHFQQYPSAGPPMMFPPGMQQPHGGMPSVPSQQSQPPQYHFPQQLSSGQQGSATPSYGAGQYFIDAACTVPAGQLSQQPQLLHQMPQGEQAAAFPGATTTRACSNPNCKHCGINGGKPHSRR